TACGCATTTGGAGCGCTCCGTTTACCCTTGGCAATTATGTGATTGCCGGCTGGCTGATGGGCCGGGCAAAAGTAAAGCTTTCTCTGGCCTTGCAGATCTTTATGAATGTACTGAACATGCTGCTGGCCGTGCTGTTTGTGGCCGGTCTTGGCATGACCGCCGAAGGCGTGGCGGCGGCCACGCTGATTGCGGAAATTGCGGCCGCCATTGTCAGCGCCGTCATTCTGCTGCGCACCGGGGCAGTCGATGTGCATAACCTTTCGCTAAAAACGGTCATTGACCCGGCCGCGTTTATCCAGATGATGAAGGTCAACCGCGATTTGTTTATCCGGACAGCCTGCCTGCTGACGGTCTATAATTGTCTGGCCGCCTACGGCCTGCGTTATGGTGACACCATTCTTGCAGGCAATGCCGTTTTGATGCAGCTGCATTTCGTTATGGCTTATTTTCTCAGCGGCTTCGCCAATGCCGGAACGGTACTGGTTGGCCAGGCAATTGGCGAAAAAAACAAGGCTCTTTATGTCAAAACCGTCAGGCTGACCGCCTTTTGGGGCGGTATTACGGCCTTGCTGCTAACGGCAATTGTAGGATTATTCCAACGGCCGCTGATCGAACTGTTTACCACAATTGTTGAGGTGCAGCAGGTTGCGCTGCAATACATGTTCTGGATTGCCCTGTTTCCGCCGGCCGCTTTCTGGGGTCTGCAGCTATACGGGATCTTTGTGGGAGCAACGCTTGCCGCGCCCATCCGCAATTCACTTCTTTATTCCCTAGCTACTTATTTTGTCTGCCTGTGGCTGGCTGTTCCCGGAATGGGCAATCACGGCATCTGGCTGGCCTTTACGGTTTTTAGCCTGGGGCGGTCGGTGTTTCTGTGGATTTACCTGCCGGGACTTAATCGGCGCATGGGCAAGATGACCGCTTAGCCGTAGCATGACCGAGAGGCTGCTGCAGGATTGCAATGGCTTACTGCCGTCCGCAATAGAAATTTATCTAACGAAAGGTGGACAAACATGAGAAAACGTTCTTATCTATGGATTATTGCCGCATTGACCGGCGTTTTGATGCTGACGCTTGCCGGCTGCTCTGCCGATAAGCAGAGCAGCAGTCAGGGCCAGGAGAAGGTGCTTAAATTTATTACTGTCTGGCCGGCGAATACAATGGATCCGCATCGCTGCCACACCAGTTTTATTCTGAATTCAGGGACCACGGAAACGCTGATCGGCCTTGATCCCAAAACAACCGAACTGTATCCCTGGCTGGCTGAAAGCTGGAAATCCGACGACGGACAGCACTGGGAATTTAAGATCCGTAAAGGCGTTAAATTCCACAACGGCAAGGATGTTACGCCTGAGGCCGTAAAGGCCAGTCTGGAACGTTCCATTGCCGTTAACCCGGGGATAAAGGCTGCGCTGAAGATTGCTTCGATTGAGGTTGCCGGCGATGTTCTAAACATTGTCACGGAACTGCCTTACCCGGCGCTGCCTTCGGAACTGGTTCACTATAATGCGGTCATCATTGACGTTACCGCGCCGGAGGATAAACCGCCAATTGGCACAGGCGCGTTTATGTTTGCCTCCTTTGATATTTCCAAAGAGGCTCAACTGGTGAAATTCCCGCAGTACTGGAACGGCCAGGCCAAGCTTGACAAGGTAATCATGACTGCAAATGACGATGCCAATGCCCGTATGCTGGCGCTGCAGTCGGGGGATGCCGATGTTATTTACCGCCCGGCGATAGAGACTTTGCCCACACTGCGTAACAATGACAAACTGGTAGTGGAAAGTATGCCCGGCAAGCGCGTATATCACTTGATTTATAATTATTCCGGGCAAAATCACGATTTGTGGGCCAATGAAGAGTTCCGTAAAGGGATAGATGCCCTGATCAACCGTCAGGAAATCGTGGACAAGGTTATGGGGAAAGAGGCGATTGTCGCTTATAATCCGTTCCCCGGAAACTATCCTTTTACGCCGGAGCTAAAACCACACGTATATAGCGTGGATGAGGCCCTGAAGCATTTTCAGGCCGCCGGTCTGACCGTGCAGAACGGCAAAGTGCTGAGAAACGGCCAGCCGATCAAATTGCGGATGGCGACTTACATTGCCCGGCCGGAATTGCCTCAGATTGCCCAGATTGTTCAGTCGTCAGCCAAGCAGGTCGGCATTGAAATGGAAATTCATGTAGCGGAAAATATCGACGAGTTTTTACCGCAGGGCAACTGGGATTTGGTCACCTATTCCCTACTGACCACTACCCGGGGCGACGGCTCTTTCTTCCTGAATGCCGCGTTTTCGCCGAAAGGCATGCAAAATCATGGCCGGCTGCATGTACCTGAACTGGTTGCTCTGATTGATCAGTATAATCAGATAATTGATAAAGAAGAGCGCAATGTAAAGGCTAAGGCGATTGCAACCATGATTGAGGATCGGGCTTATAACGCCTATATCGCTTCGCCCTATGAAACTGCCGCTTACCGGAAAAACGTGAAAGGCTGGGTGACTCCGTCCAATGAATTCGAATTCCAAATGGTTACCAAAGATTTGGATATCGTTTCGCAATAAACAGTGGCTGCTAAAAAAGCTGGGCGAGGGCCTGCTGCTGTTTTGGAT
This genomic interval from Dendrosporobacter quercicolus contains the following:
- a CDS encoding ABC transporter substrate-binding protein, translating into MRKRSYLWIIAALTGVLMLTLAGCSADKQSSSQGQEKVLKFITVWPANTMDPHRCHTSFILNSGTTETLIGLDPKTTELYPWLAESWKSDDGQHWEFKIRKGVKFHNGKDVTPEAVKASLERSIAVNPGIKAALKIASIEVAGDVLNIVTELPYPALPSELVHYNAVIIDVTAPEDKPPIGTGAFMFASFDISKEAQLVKFPQYWNGQAKLDKVIMTANDDANARMLALQSGDADVIYRPAIETLPTLRNNDKLVVESMPGKRVYHLIYNYSGQNHDLWANEEFRKGIDALINRQEIVDKVMGKEAIVAYNPFPGNYPFTPELKPHVYSVDEALKHFQAAGLTVQNGKVLRNGQPIKLRMATYIARPELPQIAQIVQSSAKQVGIEMEIHVAENIDEFLPQGNWDLVTYSLLTTTRGDGSFFLNAAFSPKGMQNHGRLHVPELVALIDQYNQIIDKEERNVKAKAIATMIEDRAYNAYIASPYETAAYRKNVKGWVTPSNEFEFQMVTKDLDIVSQ
- a CDS encoding MATE family efflux transporter, translating into MQEKTTVIGLADHKKFMALAVPLTIATLTTPLLGVVDTAIMGRLPQAAYIGGVSIAVLIFNTLYWILGFLRVSTSGFSAQAVGTGDKQAITLALLRPMVIAVSLGLLIVALQWPIKQIAFALLSPSGTVGAIAAAYYDIRIWSAPFTLGNYVIAGWLMGRAKVKLSLALQIFMNVLNMLLAVLFVAGLGMTAEGVAAATLIAEIAAAIVSAVILLRTGAVDVHNLSLKTVIDPAAFIQMMKVNRDLFIRTACLLTVYNCLAAYGLRYGDTILAGNAVLMQLHFVMAYFLSGFANAGTVLVGQAIGEKNKALYVKTVRLTAFWGGITALLLTAIVGLFQRPLIELFTTIVEVQQVALQYMFWIALFPPAAFWGLQLYGIFVGATLAAPIRNSLLYSLATYFVCLWLAVPGMGNHGIWLAFTVFSLGRSVFLWIYLPGLNRRMGKMTA